GTATGACCTTAATTGGTTATgtctggcaatgttcttgttgaatGCATTGTTTTAAGAGAGATGACTTTCTTCAGGTTGAAAATCTAAGATCCAGCgtttgtgcactgtttccttcttggaggtgtcGCTTCTTAGTGGTGTCAGTTTTATTGTTTCAAGTTATAGATCTCTGTAGCGGGACCTTTTtcttttttgtaattcttttctctttcttttggttgtgtgcatcctttatgtcattaggacatgatgttgttgcagaggctgggtgtaattagtATCTCTGCGATATTACTATTTATCTTTATCGAAAATATACTATAAAAATATCATTGAGTTCATATTCGAAATAAGTTTTAAGTGATAAAATTTCTATAACAGGCATCTCATGTATTATTAGTTCATTTTTTGGTCAAAGTAAAATCACAGAAAACGAGGGTGCTACCAAAATAGAGCGGAAGGAGTATAAATTTACTCACAACTTGTCTACACCTTGTAAATAATAAAATTATAACTATCTGTCGCTAATGAGCACTAATTGAAAATTAATCGGGATCCAAAGAAGTTTCTACGTAAAGGAACTAAGTTTTGTCTATAACATGCTGTAATATGGACcaatgtatcttcatatgttataGTTATGAAACAAATTAGTCCAAATGGCATGCTATATATATTTATGGAAAAATAGGAAAAATTGCACAGTTGATTAGTCGTGGTTCAGAAAGCAGTCTGATATTTTCAGAGATAACAGAGATTTTAGTTCCTTTTTGTACAATCACAGAAACTATACAACCAAAAAGTAATTATAGAGATGATATGAGGCCATCTGATGGTTTCTTGTTGGGATCTTGTAAATTACAACTTGGGTCAGGGAAGCATGTGGTAATCACCGTATAGGGAAGCAGGAAAAATAATTTCTTAGTTAGGTGCAATGGAGTAGGAAGTCATATCTTGTCAGGGAGAATCACACAGAATTGTGGCAAGCCTTATTTTTTTATCTTCAAAGCATTTCTTTTATCACTTATAAGGACACACACCTAGATGGCGTGATAAAAGCACAAACTTGAGAAAACCATTTATAGTATAGGAAAAAATAAATTGCAAATTATTGCATAAATAGTAAAGTCAGCTGCAAGAATCAGCATGCCCTGCTTAGACATATTGATAACAAGTGCACCGCACAAAGCAGAAGCTCACCCAACTGAAAAAATAGAAACTACAATAGGACATGTTGACCGGACAGTGACCATACCTTGTTAGGATTAAGAAGGTAGTTATACAATGTGTTCTCCTATCCAATCACAGCCATGTTCTTCGTAGCCGAAGAATTACCAGGACTTGTGCCAAACTTCCTGTGaaacagatcaatcttcgagaaaccAGGGCCTACTAGGAGTTAAGCCCTGCATAAGATCAGCATGATTGACATTACTAACTACATCTTTGCAATTTGTACCAACAAGATCCTGCTTTGATCATAACTTGACATGCAATAATTGGATTTAGTTTCAACATTTACTCCTTAGTTGAAAACATGTCCATTACAGTGTCCTGAACAAGAGCAAGTGTTTTGTTGAATCATATGTATAACATGTGCGGAGATTTCTATCCAAAAAAAAACATGTGCGGAGATTAGATCCCATATTTTTATATATAATATTATCATTAACATACTAAAAAAAACGATTTACACCTCATAAGGAAAATCATATCCATAGTTGTCCTCAAGGTGAACTAGTATAAGAGCAAAAGCAATTTGCTGCTAAAGGGGAAAAAAAGTCTGTATATGACATGTTGTGTGGAAGAATCACAGTAATGTTTTTTTTACATGGCAGTCTTTCATCACAAAATATTATTTATTGAGTTTCCGATTGTGGTTTGTATATACCAGAATCAAAAATGTCATCAATAATCGGAATGTTTTATACAGTTTTAGCTACTACAGAAATCTGCAAGACTTGCCCATGGGGTCATGTATATACAGTTTACATGTTCTTTCTTGGTTCAAATTGTGGAACCACTTTTTCCCTTTGAGTATCTAGGTTTCTTAGGAGGTAGAAACATTTTCTCAGTACAACAATAGTCAAGGCATGTCAATGAGAAGCAATCCAGAACTAGAGACATGGTTGTGTTGAATCACTGAAGACTGAACAAGTGCACATTGCGCTAAGTTCATACTTCATGATTAGTCTTCTCAACTCTTTTTTCCTTAAATCGCCTTTTAAAAGTCAAATTCTATGTTAAATTTAAAATATTAACCAATGATCATTTTATTATTCTCCACCTTATTTTGTCACTCGTGTAAGGAACTCGATAAACTAACCGTAACAACTTAATTTTTCAAATGACGAAATAAACAAAATGTGCAGCGATACAAGTTTGCATGTATAAACATAAGTAACTAAGATGCATGAAATCACAATATCTTCTCAGAAACAGCAACAAGCGATTGACATCAAAGGCATTGCATTTACGAACACCTTCTGATTGCAGAAGCCATCACCAAATCCAAGCGCGGTGACTCTTCCGCCCCCCTCCTCCCCACTGAGGTCCAAATGGCATGGTCGAGCCCCAACTAGAATTTGCAGACAGAGGCCTCAACCCCTCCCTCCCGCCCGGTCCTGTTATCATTCAGAGTTAGAACAGGTTCAGTTTAAGTTCAGTTAACTCGAAGCGGTACACAACATTCTCAACAATCAAATCGTTCAACACCTTCAAGGCTTCAAACACGTCTTGGAAATTTACAAATATTCCCTTGGGTAGAAAACATCGTCGGGTACATTTTGTAGAATGGTTTTCTGTACTTAATTGTGCTTTATTGTTTTCTTGGAAAGTTCTCTTTCGTATTCATAAATAGTTCAGCTCTAGCGTGAATTCATGAGATTATGGACCCATGTGGAATTATTGATTTTGAAGGGAAACTTTAAAATCACTGTGCTTAACTTCCTGCTTATGTAGGTACATGTCTTTCTCTCCTAGGTCAAGAATATTTTGGGGAAATTATGTATAGATACAGTACTAATGAATTGATGCTATTGTAGGTTCAGTATCAATTCACTTTGAGAAACAGGATAGTCCAAAATGGAAATTATTACTATCAGCTAACTGTGGTGACTTCTTCAGTAACAAATGTAGTAATTTGAATAGTTGCAGCTAAGAGCATGTCCACAAGGATGAAACCATAAATAATATGAAGCATAATACCATAAGTTTCAAACGCACAGTTCAGTATCCAAACAGCATAGCGTATTAGCGTTGCATGCTTCCACACAGATGAAAGCAAACCTGATGGACCAAATTATCTGATACTAAATCATTAATATTTTCGAAGCACATGAATTACAGAGGATGCAGATCACATCACATACTCGCAGTTTATGTGTGGTGAGTTCTACGACAAATCAACGGAAGGTCCACGTCCAAACTTCAATTATTTTACAGGTATAGAAACCCTACTAGTTAAAAGACTTAAGACAGTCATTGCTCTAGACCATAACGGCATAGCTAAAGGAAGGAGTATATATGTGTGATGGTCAAACATCTCATGACACACATATTCTTCCTGATTACAGAAGACCAACAACGGCAAGTATGGGACTTCGCACAACATAGTGCCCGGACACCCAGCTCAAACTTCCCTCCATGAATTTTTTCCCAGCATTGCCATGGCTTCTCACCGTTATGGTATACAATATCTTCTGTCCAGCCTTGGAAAAGACCAATGTCTCTGGGTAGACAGACACTAGAAGACTCTTGGGAACCTGTACCTTCAGTGTGTACACGGAATTGGGTGAACCCACATTTGTCACAGTCCGGTTCAATGTGAATGGCCTTGTCCCGAGGGGCACCGTTATTGTCGGGTAGTTGAGCTGCGATTCTGATATCTTAGGAAGCATCTTGCAGGACAACCTCGGGTTACGCACAATGACTGCCAAGGCTTGATCACCAAGGAGAGCACATATATAGCCGGCATATTCAGTAATGCCAAGGTCATAAACAAGACCTGGGTCAGTAGCTCTTGTAGGATTGACATGGCCAGCACCCATCGCATACGCGGTTGCCCTCTGATGCTGCTCGTCCAAGATCGGGTCACCCGTGCTGTCAGTGATGTCAGATGTTGTAAGGATGGCTGATTTGATTGCAGCCGCGGACCAATCAGGATGGGAGCACTTGACAAGCGCAGCGATGCCACTGACATGCGGAGTCGACATCGATGTTCCAGATCGAATGTTGAATGGACCAGAACCAAACATGGTGAGTGGTGGCCATGCAGCAAGGATATTGAGCCCAGGTGCTAATACATCAGGCTTTAGAACGCCGGGGCTGAAGCTGCTAGGACCACGGGATGAGAATGCTGCAACAGTCGGAGATGGATGGACACCTAGAACTGTATTTTTGTAGATGACTTTGGCAGTGGCTTTGATTGTTGTCTTCACGTATTCTGCGATCTTCATGCCATCAGACACAGTCACTTGCACAACATTACCATAGTCCTCAAGGAGCGTGGTGAAGCCGGCATCTTTCCTGTTGATCAGCACTATGCCAGCCGCCCCGGCACTCATGATGGCACTGATGTCGGTGTTGTTTATTGATCCTGTGTTATTCATTGATCCTGTGTCATGGCAAATGACAATTTTGCCAGACACATTTCTTCCAGCCAATGACTTGCAGTGTTTGTCCAAATAAAGAGGAAACAGTTTGGCGCTTGAGTTTGATATCTGGTTGAAAGCTTCCCCATTGATGTGATTGCCGTTCCCCAGCTGCACAACAGTCTCAAAGCTACGGTCCACTGAGCCAGCTGCGACTGTGAGTAACCAGGGTGCAGAATTGGCAAGAAATGACTTGGGTCCATTGTTCCCAGCTGCAGCCACGACAACAATGCCCTTTGCTACCGCACTGAATGCACCAATGGCGACCGGGTCTTCACTGAAGTTAACATCGAAAAAGGGGCCGAGGGAGACTGATAGCACGTCGACTCCATCTTTGACAGCTTCCTCAAATCCCGCCACTATGTCTGAGGTTGCACACCCATGAATTGTGCATACCCTGTACATTGCCAGATGTGCGCCTGGAGCAATCCCAGCTGCTGTGCCCCTGCCGAGTCCGTGGACGGAGGCACCTCTGACAAAGTTCCCGGCAGCGGTGGAAGAGGTATGCGTCCCATGACCCGTGTCATCTGCAGAGTCATTTGCAAAGACACTGGTGAACTTAGCACCGATGAGCTTGTTGTTGCACCGAGCAGCGCCATGGCATGAACCCTTCCACTTTGACGGGGGTGGCGGGATGCCAGCATCATCAAAGGAAGGGTGCTGCGCATAGATGCCCGTGTCCAATACCCCGATGATTACGCCCTTGCCGTAGCTGACGTCCCTCCACAAGCCGCTGCCTCTCTTCAGCCCGAGAAACTCTGGAGTGTGTGTGGTGGTGGGATGCCAGAGCTGGTCTGGAAAGGCACGCAGGAACCCAGGCTTCTTGGACACCATGTCGAGCTCGGCATCCGTCAGCCTGGCAGCGAAGCCGGTGAAGACCTCGGTGTAGGTGTGAAGGAGCCGTGGCTCATCGAAGCCAGCGAGAGGGGATGGCATGAAAGTCTCATGCCACCACCGGTGCTCGTCCTCGCTGGTGCCAGCCTCGGCAGGCTGCTTCAGAAGGAGGATGAATGTCTGATAGCTGTGTGTCCGTGTGGCACTGGCATCTGGATGATCAGCAACGCACAGTGCAGGTGTAGGGCGATGGAGGAAGGTGAGGGTGAGGGTGAGCGAGAGAAGGAGGAGATGGGCAAAGGAGGACATTGTCCCTTGCGTTGCTAATTCGTTGCTGGATCGTTTGGCTGGAAGAAACACAGGTGATCGGAGGGAAGAAGATGGTCTTATGCTCGGATGGAGAGAAAGGGACGCTGTGCGTGTCGAGTGTGGAGCGGAAGAGACATGATTTCGCCCTGGTACAGTGATGCTCCCCTAAGCGGCGTAGGAGGAGTGCGTGTCCAGTGCGCACTCGTGGAGAGAAAGAAAGGTGACAAGAGAAAAGGGGAGAGAGATGCTTGCGCTGTCCTATGAGAACTGAGAATTTGACGAGAGGGAAACAATGCTGGCGAGAAAATAAAAGGAGGCCATGGACGAGACCAAAGGCGCTGGGGCCGCACGTACGGCTGCGCTTTGGCGAACTGCGACGTGTCGAACAGTAGGAGGGACGACGTCGAGCGGAGCGGACCATAGAGGGGCACCACCGGCTGGACCGAGCATCGCGTCCATGGcagcgtcgccggcgccggcgacctgGAACCCTCCGCGCCGGCTTCGGTCCCCGTTCTTTTTTGCATCGGCGcctaaattaaaaaaaaaagggGATAGAGGCAGTACCTGCATTGACTCGCCGGAGCCGGATGACATCCAGACCCCGGGCAGCTCGCGTCAGGCACCTCGGCGACGCCTCCTGCCTCGAACTTCGGGCCAGCCCGCCGCTCCGAGTCTCACGTCCGCGGCGCTGAACTCCAATCCAGTCTGCAGAACACCGCCTGCGCTCGCGCCATAAGCTCCGCCGCCGACCACGGCATTCGCATGGGGAACGGTGGCGGCTAACCGAACCAGATCGAAAGCTTGGACTGTTAGCACTTGGACTGTTAGTTACTTAAGCACATGTTCAGTACTTCAGTCACGGTACATGTGTCTTGTGTATTTTTCTGCCATCAGAAGGACCATTGAGCAGTATATGATAGGCATGGCATAAGACTTGTGGTAATAATCGAAATAGAACTCAAACGGAAGTGTTTGTTGCGTGATCACCTACACATGGcttaattttttttttcttatCTCCGTCAATCCACCTATAGTGTTCTGGAAACTCTCTATAAAGCCATTTTCGTGCCTCCACATACTTATGGTTCATATCAAAGTACTCGGTAAGCATGGATTTAGAAGACGATGGTTTAGCAACAACA
This Lolium perenne isolate Kyuss_39 chromosome 1, Kyuss_2.0, whole genome shotgun sequence DNA region includes the following protein-coding sequences:
- the LOC127317036 gene encoding subtilisin-like protease — its product is MSSFAHLLLLSLTLTLTFLHRPTPALCVADHPDASATRTHSYQTFILLLKQPAEAGTSEDEHRWWHETFMPSPLAGFDEPRLLHTYTEVFTGFAARLTDAELDMVSKKPGFLRAFPDQLWHPTTTHTPEFLGLKRGSGLWRDVSYGKGVIIGVLDTGIYAQHPSFDDAGIPPPPSKWKGSCHGAARCNNKLIGAKFTSVFANDSADDTGHGTHTSSTAAGNFVRGASVHGLGRGTAAGIAPGAHLAMYRVCTIHGCATSDIVAGFEEAVKDGVDVLSVSLGPFFDVNFSEDPVAIGAFSAVAKGIVVVAAAGNNGPKSFLANSAPWLLTVAAGSVDRSFETVVQLGNGNHINGEAFNQISNSSAKLFPLYLDKHCKSLAGRNVSGKIVICHDTGSMNNTGSINNTDISAIMSAGAAGIVLINRKDAGFTTLLEDYGNVVQVTVSDGMKIAEYVKTTIKATAKVIYKNTVLGVHPSPTVAAFSSRGPSSFSPGVLKPDVLAPGLNILAAWPPLTMFGSGPFNIRSGTSMSTPHVSGIAALVKCSHPDWSAAAIKSAILTTSDITDSTGDPILDEQHQRATAYAMGAGHVNPTRATDPGLVYDLGITEYAGYICALLGDQALAVIVRNPRLSCKMLPKISESQLNYPTITVPLGTRPFTLNRTVTNVGSPNSVYTLKVQVPKSLLVSVYPETLVFSKAGQKILYTITVRSHGNAGKKFMEGSLSWVSGHYVVRSPILAVVGLL